From a region of the Drosophila virilis strain 15010-1051.87 chromosome 3, Dvir_AGI_RSII-ME, whole genome shotgun sequence genome:
- the Targ3 gene encoding ADP-ribose glycohydrolase OARD1: MTDFMIKEVSGDLFSAGPDYAMCHCVAADLRMGKGIAVMFRNKFGQVATLQKQNVQPGGVAVLEHHGRYIYYLITKQNSWGKPTYQLLHSSLSAMQRHMLEHNVRKLALPRIGCGLDGLNWAKVKDMLAEIFYADSTELVVYNYVPGAAKRN; encoded by the exons ATGACAGATTTCATGATAAAAGAAGTCAGTGGTGACTTATTTTCGGCTGGTCCAGACTATGCCATGTGCCACTGCGTGGCCGCCGACTTGCGTATGGGCAAAGGCATTGCCGTTATGTTTCG CAATAAATTTGGTCAAGTTGCCACattgcaaaagcaaaacgTACAGCCCGGCGGCGTGGCCGTGCTGGAGCATCATGGACGCTACATTTACTACCTCATCACCAAGCAGAACAGTTGGGGCAAACCCACCTACCAGCTGCTGCACAGCTCCTTGAGCGCCATGCAACGGCATATG CTCGAACACAATGTGCGCAAATTGGCGCTGCCACGGATTGGCTGCGGCTTGGATGGGCTCAACTGGGCCAAAGTAAAAGACATGCTAGCCGAAATATTTTACGCAGACTCTACCGAACTGGTTGTATATAATTATGTGCCAGGTGCAGCAAaacgaaattaa
- the Targ1 gene encoding ADP-ribose glycohydrolase OARD1, with amino-acid sequence MLFARRQAQQLTTQILHLRVAFRRAFVQKMTGFQLQEINGDLFSAPKTHSLAHCVGADLAMGAGIAVKFKEVYGRVDQLEAQKARSGEMAVLKDDERYIYYLVTKSQSWALPTYESLQSSLEKMRDHMVKNDIHKLAIPRIGCGIDGLEWDKVSAILTEVFGREDVEITVYNYVPPQ; translated from the exons ATTTGCGTGTCGCCTTTCGTCGTGCGTTTGTCCAGAAGATGACTGGCTTTCAGCTGCAAGAGATCAACGGGGATCTCTTCTCGGCACCAAAGACCCACTCACTGGCCCATTGCGTTGGCGCCGATCTGGCCATGGGCGCGGGCATAGCTGTCAAATTCAAGGAGGTCTATGGGCGAGTGGATCAGCTGGAGGCACAAAAAGCGCGCAGCGGTGAGATGGCCGTGCTGAAGGATGACGAACGCTACATCTACTATCTGGTGACCAAGTCACAGAGCTGGGCACTGCCCACATACGAGTCGCTGCAGTCGTCGCTGGAAAAGATGCGCGATCACATG GTCAAGAATGACATCCATAAGCTGGCAATACCACGCATAGGCTGTGGCATCGATGGCCTGGAGTGGGATAAGGTCAGTGCCATATTGACCGAGGTCTTCGGAAGAGAGGATGTGGAGATTACAGTTTACAACTATGTGCCGCCACAGTAA
- the LOC6623879 gene encoding TPR-containing protein DDB_G0280363 yields the protein MSDRYAASYYEQLHPAQAQAQAQAQAQAAMSHYAPPGYRGGYGGAYNPYGYGYASAGAGSYMPSYYRYAPYASPHYSQPPSHHQHAGMFTAAGQQLIPSSVLHYPPRPHPHMQHAYQPQQPSSSGGYEQPAPALYSASGYGQARGFAAYQPATPTHYAPPGRSTTPAPNRTVLPPNYLEPLRSYTEQHQHQQQQQQQQQQQLAAAAQPKLEETLPEQQIKLEHEAEATSPPQRLTTSPPMISATGTDSGISNCSTRARSDSSQSTPVYSGEYPVNMSVESASCVSYHCSADGRDYEEEQQQQQQQQQQQQQQQQQQQEEHKATADATPPIMPDDISATAATSTSSSPPTATPIVNDIDKAASDEQPEVVRRTEINLTKPNKQASTTPQDIVEQQPATNQINEDAAGQHQHQHQQQQQQRAATAAAATTHSWSPTLRRPRTPPAPQNSPVGYGLSASTVPPALAPLLQQQQQPVSSKRNATPKNRSSSNHNNNNNNNNNNNNNNQNNNNNRIIECDLIPSKKSKRKASKRETETENVEATESTVREQIRDIKPLPGFQQAFGSTEIGRFSERFLQTPESLVERLAEEYATNASGSGGHGYYDATNAAGGMQHYWPYEEQHGYGYPSQLQMSRGRMRVQLYPYPDYAAYERYGYAAYSASRTRYGEIRCNGY from the exons ATGTCAGACAGATACGCCGCCAGCTACTACGAGCAGCTGCATCCGGCTCAAGCGCAGGCGCAGGCTCAGGCTCAGGCGCAGGCAGCCATGTCGCACTATGCGCCGCCCGGCTATCGCGGTGGCTATGGCGGCGCCTATAATCCCTATGGCTATGGATATGCCAGTGCCGGCGCTGGCTCCTATATGCCCAGCTATTATCGGTATGCGCCGTATGCCTCGCCGCATTATAGTCAGCCGCCGTCGCATCATCAGCATGCGGGCATGTTCACGGCCGCTGGCCAGCAGCTGATACCCTCCAGTGTGCTACATTAtccgccacgcccacatccGCACATGCAACACGCCTATCAGCCACAGCAGCCGAGCAGCAGCGGTGGCTATGAGCAGCCCGCGCCTGCGCTCTACAGTGCTTCCGGCTATGGACAGGCACGTGGCTTTGCCGCCTATcagccagccacgcccacacactaTGCACCGCCCGGACGCTCCACAACGCCGGCGCCCAATCGCACAGTGCTGCCACCCAATTATCTGGAACCCTTGCGCAGCTATAcggagcagcatcagcatcagcagcagcagcagcagcaacagcaacagcaactggcggcggcagcacaGCCAAAGCTGGAGGAGACGCTGCCGGAGCAGCAGATCAAGCTGGAGCACGAAGCGGAGGCCACATCGCCGCCACAGCGGCTGACCACATCGCCGCCAATGATCAGTGCCACCGGCACGGACAGCGGCATCAGCAATTGCAGCACGCGCGCAcgcagcgacagcagccaGAGCACGCCCGTCTACAGTGGCGAGTATCCCGTGAATATGTCTGTGGAGTCGGCGTCCTGTGTCTCCTATCACTGTTCCGCCGATGGCAGAGACTACGAGgaggagcaacaacagcaacaacagcagcagcaacaacagcaacagcagcagcagcaacagcaggaggaGCACAAGGCAACGGCTGATGCCACGCCCCCCATAATGCCCG ATGACATAAGCGCGacagcagcgacgtcgacgtcgtcgtcgccgccaACAGCAACGCCTATTGTGAATGATATTGATAAGGCGGCGAGCGACGAGCAGCCGGAAGTTGTGAGGCGTACGGAAATCAATTTGACGAAGCCCAACAAGCAGGCGTCAACAACGCCACAGGATATTGtcgagcagcagccagcaactAATCAAATCAACGAGGATGCAGCTGGG caacaccaacaccaacaccaacagcagcagcagcagcgggcagcaacagcagcagcagcaacaactcacAGCTGGAGTCCAACGTTGCGTCGGCCGCGCACTCCGCCCGCGCCCCAGAACTCGCCTGTGGGCTATGGACTCTCAGCAAGCACTGTGCCACCTGCGCTGGCGccactgctgcagcagcagcagcagccagttaGCAGCAAACGGAATGCGACGCCCAAAaatcgcagcagcagcaaccacaacaacaacaacaacaacaacaacaacaacaacaacaacaaccagaacaacaacaacaatcgcatCATCGAATGCGATCTCATACCGAGCAAGAAATCAAAACGCAAAGCGAGCAAAAGGGAAACGGAAACGGAGAATGTGGAAGCAACCGAATCCACGGTGCGGGAGCAAATAAGg GACATCAAGCCTTTGCCTGGCTTTCAGCAGGCGTTTGGCTCCACCGAAATAGGCCGCTTCTCCGAGCGGTTTCTGCAAACGCCCGAGAGTCTCGTCGAGCGGCTGGCCGAGGAATATGCCACAAacgccagcggcagcggcggccaTGGCTACTATGATGCCACAAACGCGGCGGGTGGCATGCAACACTATTGGCCGTACGAGGAGCAGCATGGCTATGGCTACCCAAGCCAGCTGCAGATGTCGCGTGGTCGTATGCGTGTCCAGCTGTATCCGTATCCGGACTACGCGGCGTATGAGCGTTACGGCTATGCGGCCTACAGTGCGAGCAGAACGCGCTACGGCGAAATACGCTGCAATGGCTActag
- the park gene encoding E3 ubiquitin-protein ligase parkin translates to MSFIFNFIAAFVRKMLELLQIGGKLTHTLSIYVKTNTGRTLSVNLEPQWDIKNVKELVAPQLGLQPEEVKIIFAGKELSDATTIEQCDLGQQSVLHAIRLRPPVQRERERKASMLLEEESSPEEPSKPLNETLLDLQLESEERLNITDEERARAKAHFFVHCGQCNKLCKGKLRVRCALCKGGAFTVHRDPECWDDVLKSRRIRGHCESLEIACVDNEAGDPPFAEFYFKCAEHVSGGEKDFAAPLNLIKNNIKDVPCLACTEVSDTVLVFPCASQHVTCIDCFRDYCRSRLSERQFMPHPDFGYTLPCPAGCEHSFIEEIHHFKLLSREEYERYQRFATEEFVLQAGGVLCPQPGCGMGLLVEPDCRKVTCQNGCGYVFCRNCLQGYHIGECLPEGATGSAPNSCEYTVDPNRAAEARWEEASNVTIKVSTKPCPKCRTPTERDGGCMHMVCTRAGCGFEWCWVCQTEWTRDCMGAHWFG, encoded by the exons AtgagttttattttcaattttattgctgCTTTTGTACGCAAAATGCTGGAGCTGCTACAAATTGGAGGCAAATTAACGCACACGCTGAGCATTTACGTGAAAACCAATACGGGTCGCACGCTGTCCGTCAACTTGGAGCCGCAGTGGGATATCAAAAATGTTAAGGAGCTGGTGGCGCCACAGCTGGGACTTCAGCCGGAGGAGGTGAAGATCATATTTGCGGGCAAGGAGCTGAGCGATGCAACCACCATCGAG CAATGTGATCTTGGCCAGCAGAGTGTGCTGCACGCCATCCGTCTGCGTCCGCCTGTGCAGCGGGAGCGGGAACGCAAGGCTAGCATGCTGTTGGAGGAAGAGTCCAGTCCGGAGGAGCCGTCCAAGCCGCTAAACGAAACGCTGCTCGACCTGCAGCTGGAGAGCGAGGAGCGTTTGAACATCACCGACGAGG AACGTGCTCGCGCCAAGGCGCATTTCTTTGTCCACTGCGGGCAGTGCAACAAGCTGTGCAAGGGCAAGCTGCGTGTGAGGTgtgccctctgcaagggtGGCGCCTTTACCGTGCATCGCGATCCCGAGTGCTGGGATGATGTGCTCAAGTCGCGACGCATACGTGGCCACTGCGAGAGTCTCGAAATCGCCTGTGTGGACAACGAGGCGGGCGATCCGCCATTTGCCGAGTTCTACTTCAAGTGTGCGGAGCATGTTTCGGGCGGAGAAAAGGACTTCGCGGCGcctttaaatttaatcaagAACAATATCAAAGATGTGCCTTGCTTGGCCTGCACGGAGGTCAG CGACACGGTTCTGGTCTTTCCGTGCGCCTCGCAGCACGTCACCTGCATCGATTGCTTTCGCGACTATTGCCGTTCGCGTCTCAGCGAGCGCCAGTTTATGCCGCATCCGGACTTTGGCTACACACTGCCCTGTCCGGCAGGCTGTGAGCATTCTTTCATCGAGGAGATCCATCACTTCAAGCTGCTCTCACGCGAGGAGTACGAGCGGTACCAGCGCTTCGCTACCGAGGAGTTTGTTCTGCAGGCGGGCGGTGTGCTCTGTCCACAGCCGGGCTGTGGCATGGGTCTGCTCGTGGAGCCCGATTGTCGCAAGGTGACCTGTCAGAACGGCTGCGGCTATGTGTTCTGTCGCAACTGCCTGCAGGGCTATCACATTGGCGAATGTCTGCCCGAGGGCGCCACCGGCAGCGCACCAAATTCCTGTGAATACACGGTGGATCCAAAT CGCGCGGCGGAGGCGCGCTGGGAAGAGGCCAGCAATGTGACAATCAAAGTGAGCACCAAACCCTGCCCCAAATGTCGCACGCCCACGGAACGAGACG GTGGCTGCATGCACATGGTCTGCACACGCGCCGGCTGCGGCTTCGAATGGTGCTGGGTCTGTCAAACGGAATGGACGCGTGACTGCATGGGCGCCCATTGGTTTGGCTag